In the genome of Conger conger chromosome 8, fConCon1.1, whole genome shotgun sequence, one region contains:
- the LOC133135766 gene encoding FERM and PDZ domain-containing protein 1-like — translation MEEQERSRSPSRAKRVEQAVGRWLRRSRDSISRERKSADGWPVGASGSAPQSTPVRVTVQILRDPLLESHGFSVSEQPPLQVRDVTSGGPADGKLVPGDQLLKINNIATDDLSPEQAAVIISEVPDSVTMTVLRQCLGPKSSFMTAEKRARLRSNPVKVRFAEEVVVNGHAQGNSLLFLPNVLKVYLENGQTKAFKFGTMTTVKDILDTLKEKLSIRCIGYFALVLEQQYTTTRLLLLHEEEIIHKVVQRKDSHDYRCLFRVSFLPCDPLELLQRDPAAFEYLYLQSVSDVLRERFAVEMKCNTALCLAALHMQERVHSCGQTHKTSVKSITKEWGIENFISPTLLRNMKEKDLRKAISYHMKKTQSLMEPRQKVLSVVQARLNYLKQLGDLMSYGGKFFTATMMYQERETMVNLLVGARYGISQVVNHKLNLLSPLMEFNSIGRVELMPESEKTSLVRIYIQDMKPVTLLMEPVAAKDLSCLVSGYCKLEAERAQAIFLLANQPREHRISAEEGYGSRGCSDSDESSEAEAGDDTLDDLPENEPGVTPECEAEKLHNAQGGEDWAEEEEEEVQEEETPEAAAAAGDHAEAKVGGGGGANQRRCEAQLGENLFLELSDFCHTDSRVDASFSSDSMDALMEDAVMPRPSGGTNPQGRQPDLADTPAETGPEAEVVALRPADIDYDKDPSLCFAELSRMVDFLPSPPEASEEEEEQVGSGLPPQRDQMLAYEGSKLQCRFSVRSKASGLLKTQPVHTQRAEEQAPSQNSGPAPVVQPSSVFGDSSSEDEFFDAHDRFTPSVSTVDSASEMLPEDSGVVRTQGLSAGVREEERTSKRRGGQQEADLEPSVKKCHKRQASFPRIDRPMVCEEQVCYYSGKPSDSRLCLSVTSLSGSRVETAPSSPIPSSCSRSAGCYGGRTPSLAHPLSSELAGEERAGVVVEAEMEKPPVASLLSPTMARPPKTESSKVHTADGKENEENHCAASCTKGPASNPMLPSTAASLLTNQQPRKGAMTDIGLGTTKVPLAEGQGAGQLEGSPRPRSTLLTHRPEEARGGHSLSQSISPQPALPSLCPLLPMPKTPSPKTDTKSNQEVNEQAAPPPFRLEHRKRNSCFALLLRNGVSPSYENLLRSEMEALGVKDTRAIGRSSASVKESSGLDIQGCSSALGSRLSSSMIRCKIQKLPWYLSRSQEPHSTRGNGNPDDSHNSSGSSDLSQCRTEVMKVVDQDSKFAEKATEIGNHSEEQVDLRSDTSLSESGLCVKTDDSVVVSSSVDMKPETRVQADTSVGCQGPTSQFGVEEESNPGVNGSIARTVETCNPKQTCSALQQCESEQPHPLPQPWHHPCPSRSASPGCGSASGLAEKQAHREACGCRTVYANCFSGDVDGSGFDEELTVHEFSRRTQAVEGAPMTSPLPSSFSSNSFPSFPAGTLSHSATSELSPLLPSLETRNGLPATPPEDALTQLRTRRYRLPGGFASLQRDVEELLALLQGAPWDRGQQPDQATREPLFSDSGQLLHAEARRLMSGCQQVTRVGQTPEEMLQCLADGFRALVRLACSCLRSPGGVGSRDQALGALREIAGAYGEFARAAERVSGRESCQDLSIKLLARQCTALTTSIFCLTQLFCTITTL, via the exons atggaggagcaggagaggagcaggtcCCCATCCCGAGCCAAACGGGTGGAGCAGGCAGTGGGCCGGTGGCTGCGTCGCTCCCGAGACTCCATCAGCAG GGAGAGGAAGTCGGCAGACGGCTGGCCGGTCGGGGCCAGCGGGAGCGCCCCCCAGAGCACCCCGGTGAGGGTGACTGTGCAGATCCTGCGGGACCCGCTTCTGGAGTCTCACGGTTTCAGCGTCTCCGAGCAGCCCCCCCTGCAAGTGAGGGACGTCACTTCAG gcGGCCCAGCAGATGGGAAGCTTGTCCCTGGTGATCAGCTGCTGAAGATTAACAATATCGCAACAGACGACCTGTCCCCTGAGCAAGCTGCAGTCATTATCAG TGAGGTGCCAGACTCTGTGACCATGACCGTCCTTAGACAATGTTTG GGCCCAAAGTCTTCCTTCATGACCGCTGAAAAAAGGGCACGTTTACGGTCCAATCCTGTGAAGGTGCGCTTTGCAGAGGAAGTGGTCGTCAATGGTCATGCTCAG GGAAACTCTCTACTCTTCCTCCCTAATGTATTGAAGGTGTACttggaaaatggccagacaaAAGCCTTCAAGTTTGGAACCATGACCACAGTGAAG GACATCCTTGACACCCTGAAGGAGAAGCTGTCCATTCGCTGCATAGGGTATTTTGCCCTGGTCCTGGAACAGCAGTATACTACCACCAGGCTACTGCTACTGCATGAGGAGGAGATAATCCACAAG GTTGTGCAGAGGAAGGATTCACATGACTACCGTTGTCTGTTCCGAGTGAGCTTCTTGCCTTGCGATCCATTGGAGCTGCTTCAGAGAGACCCTGCGGCCTTTGAGTACCTGTACCTGCAA AGCGTCAGCGACGTGCTGCGGGAGCGCTTCGCTGTGGAGATGAAATGCAACACCGCCTTGTGCCTGGCGGCACTGCACATGCAGGAGAGGGTGCACAGCTGCGGACAGACGCACAAGACGTCCGTCAAAAGCATCAC GAAGGAATGGGGCATTGAGAACTTCATCTCACCAACCCTGCTGAGGAACATGAAGGAGAAGGACCTCAGGAAAGCCATCAGCTATCACATGAAGAAGACTCAGAGTCTCATGGAGCCGAGGCAGAAg gTGCTGTCAGTagtccaggcccgtctgaactACCTGAAGCAGCTGGGGGATCTCATGTCATACGGGGGAAAATTCTTCACAGCCACCATGATG taccaggagagagagactatgGTGAACCTACTGGTGGGGGCCAGGTATGGCATCAGTCAGGTGGTCAACCACAAACTGAACCTCCTGTCCCCCCTGATGGAGTTCAACAGCATCGGTCGTGTGGAGCTGATGCCTGAGTCCGAGAAGACCAGCCTGGTCAGGATCTATATACAGGACATGAAG CCTGTGACTCTGCTGATGGAGCCTGTGGCTGCCAAAGACCTGTCGTGCCTGGTGAGTGGCTACTGCAAGCTGGAGGCAGAACGCGCGCAAGCCATCTTCTTATTGGCCAACCAACCCAGGGAGCATCGCATCTCAGCAGAGGAAG GTTACGGGTCTCGTGGTTGCAGCGATTCAGACGAGTCCTCCGAGGCAGAAGCCGGCGACGACACTTTGGATGACCTACCTGAAAATGAACCTGGGGTCACGCCAGAGTGCGAGGCGGAGAAGCTACACAACGCACAAGGAGGAGAAGACtgggcagaggaagaggaggaggaggtgcaggaggaggagacccCCGAGGCAGCAGCAGCGGCTGGAGACCACGCGGAGGCGAaagtgggaggaggaggaggggcgaACCAGAGAAGGTGTGAAGCGCAGCTAGGCGAGAACTTGTTTCTGGAGCTGTCGGACTTTTGCCACACCGACTCTCGAGTCGACGCCAGCTTTTCCAGCGACTCCATGGACGCCCTGATGGAGGATGCCGTCATGCCCCGTCCCTCCGGTGGGACGAACCCGCAGGGCCGTCAGCCTGACCTTGCGGACACACCAGCGGAGACGGGTCCGGAGGCTGAGGTCGTCGCCCTTCGACCCGCCGACATCGATTACGACAAGGACCCTTCCCTGTGTTTCGCTGAGCTGTCCCGCATGGTTGACTTCCTGCCAAGTCCCCCAGAAGccagcgaggaagaggaggagcaggtgggCTCTGGCCTTCCCCCGCAGAGAGACCAAATGCTTGCGTACGAGGGGAGTAAACTGCAGTGCCGCTTCAGCGTCCGCTCAAAAGCCAGCGGCCTGCTCAAAACGCAACCtgtccacacacagagagcagaagAGCAGGCCCCGTCCCAGAACTCAGGTCCAGCCCCCGTTGTTCAGCCCTCGTCTGTTTTTGGGGACAGCAGCTCAGAAGATGAGTTTTTTGATGCTCATGACAGATTCACTCCGTCGGTGTCGACAGTGGATAGCGCCTCAG AAATGCTCCCAGAAGACAGTGGTGTGGTGAGGACGCAGGGTCTGAGTGCTGGAGtgagggaagaggagagaacCAGCAAGAGAAGGGGAGGGCAGCAAGAGGCAGACCTGGAACCTTCCGTGAAAAAGTGCCACAAACGGCAAGCATCCTTCCCAAGGATAGATCGGCCTATGGTCTGTGAGGAACAGGTGTGCTATTATAGCGGCAAACCATCGGACTCTCGTCTTTGTCTCAGCGTCACCTCCTTAAGCGGTTCCAGAGTGGAGACTGCACCGTCCAGTCCCATCCCCAGTTCCTGCTCCCGCTCGGCTGGTTGTTACGGTGGTAGGACGCCTAGCCTTGCACATCCACTCTCCTCTGAACTAGCAGGAGAGGAGCGAGCTGGGGTGGTAGTCGAGGCAGAGATGGAGAAGCCCCCTGTGGCCTCCCTCTTGAGCCCGACTATGGCTCGCCCCCCGAAGACCGAGAGCAGCAAGGTTCACACTGCTGATGGGAAGGAGAATGAGGAAAACCATTGTGCCGCTTCCTGTACAAAAGGGCCTGCCTCCAATCCCATGCTTCCCAGTACCGCAGCTAGTCTGTTGACCAACCAGCAGCCTAGAAAGGGGGCCATGACTGACATAGGGTTGGGCACCACCAAAGTCCCCCTTGCTGAAGGGCAGGGAGCAGGCCAGCTGGAAGGAAGCCCAAGACCGCGATCAACCTTGCTTACCCATCGACCAGAGGAAGCTAGAGGCGGACACTCATTGTCACAAAGCATCTCACCCCAACCTGCCTTGCCATCGTTGTGTCCTCTTTTGCCCATGCCCAAGACCCCCAGCCCCAAGACAGACACAAAGAGCAACCAAGAGGTCAATGAGCAggctgctcctcctcctttccGTCTGGAGCACAGGAAAAGAAACAGCTGCTTTGCCTTGCTCCTGAGAAATGGTGTGTCACCGAGCTACGAGAACCTTCTCCGCTCTGAAATGGAGGCCCTTGGTGTGAAAGACACCAGGGCGATCGGGAGGTCTAGTGCTTCAGTCAAAGAGTCGAGTGGCTTAGACATCCAGGGCTGCTCCTCGGCATTGGGGAGCCGCCTCTCTTCCTCCATGATTCGGTGTAAGATACAGAAGCTGCCCTGGTACCTGTCCCGGTCTCAGGAGCCCCACAGCACCCGGGGCAACGGTAACCCTGATGACAGCCACAATTCATCAGGGTCCTCGGACCTGAGCCAGTGCAGAACAGAGGTCATGAAGGTTGTGGACCAGGATTCCAAATTTGCAGAGAAGGCCACTGAGATTGGCAACCACTCAGAGGAACAAGTGGATCTCAGATCAGACACTAGTTTATCAGAGTCTGGTCTCTGCGTCAAAACTGATGACTCGGTCGTGGTTTCCTCCTCTGTGGATATGAAACCAGAGACTCGAGTGCAAGCAGATACCAGTGTTGGGTGTCAAGGGCCAACATCACAGtttggggtggaggaggagtcAAATCCAGGGGTCAACGGCTCCATAGCAAGGACTGTGGAAACTTGCAACCCCAAGCAAACGTGCAGCGCTCTCCAACAATGTGAGTCTGAgcagccccaccccctccctcagccctgGCATCACCCCTGTCCCAGCAGAAGTGCCAGCCCGGGTTGTGGCTCAGCTTCAGGCCTGGCAGAGAAGCAGGCTCACCGGGAGGCCTGTGGGTGCCGGACCGTCTACGCCAACTGCTTCAGTGGGGATGTGGATGGAAGCGGGTTCGATGAGGAGCTGACGGTGCACGAGTTCTCCCGCAGGACGCAGGCGGTTGAGGGGGCACCTATGACATCCCCGctcccctcctctttctcctctaaCTCATTCCCCTCCTTTCCTGctggcactctctctcactccgctACCTCTGAGTTGAGCCCCCTGCTGCCCTCGCTGGAGACCCGCAACGGCCTCCCGGCCACGCCTCCTGAGGACGCGCTCACCCAGCTGCGCACCCGCCGTTACCGGCTCCCGGGCGGGTTTGCCTCGTTGCAGCGGGACGTGGAGGAGCTCCTGGcactcctgcagggggcgccctGGGACAGGGGGCAGCAGCCCGACCAGGCCACCCGCGAGCCCCTGTTCTCTGACAGCGGGCAGCTCCTCCATGCCGAGGCGCGCAGGCTGATGTCGGGCTGCCAGCAGGTGACCCGCGTGGGCCAAACGCCCGAGGAGATGCTGCAATGCTTGGCCGACGGCTTCCGTGCCCTTGTACGGCTCGCCTGTTCGTGTCTGCGCTCACCAGGCGGGGTGGGGAGCCGCGATCAGGCCCTGGGCGCCCTAAGGGAGATAGCTGGGGCATACGGGGAGTTCGCCCGGGCGGCGGAGAGagtgagcgggagagagagctgccAGGACCTCAGCATCAAGCTCCTGGCCAGGCAGTGCACTGCCCTCACCACGTCCATCTTCTGTCTCACACAGCTCTTCTGCACCATCACCACTCTATGA